A region from the Silene latifolia isolate original U9 population chromosome 7, ASM4854445v1, whole genome shotgun sequence genome encodes:
- the LOC141592663 gene encoding kinase-interacting family protein-like isoform X2, translating to MVQQHTLPTEKVATRNDGCTTIIPVDKRYSSCSKPVWLLSTLADLDERIRVLVLNSDQSDTFAKRAESYYQQRPKLLALLLDLYNNYLSLADRYCLFLHNHTRHGPTSSSELFSGSSSNHLNEEDSQSDAESSLSYQVPSIQAHILHDRNNNLLNDDIITELVIKNVEYDMMAHELGLKEREPLESSRKIELQKSLLEVLESERMILLNENAGLRYKVNVLVEENKGLATESMFMKRKAGELARCVLNMRNDYRVCTLSRKIEDLQGKIYGLERRNREYYNKLVELEKGKCPCEEGSVSNSEEICFQGNKDKESCVEKKQMKFSKWWNKVKSYDMLFLCKPCKSSVG from the exons ATGGTCCAACAACATACATTGCCGACGGAAAAAGTGGCCACGCGAAATGACGGCTGTACCACCATAATTCCGGTGGACAAACGTTACTCTAGCTGTTCTAAGCCGGTTTGGTTACTCTCTACTCTTGCTG ATTTAGACGAGAGAATAAGAGTCTTAGTGCTGAACTCCGACCAATCAGACACGTTTGCCAAAAGAGCCGAGTCATATTACCAGCAACGACCCAAGCTGTTGGCGCTCCTCTTAGACCTCTACAACAACTATCTATCCTTGGCTGATCGGTATTGCCTTTTCCTTCACAACCATACTCGACATGGGCCCACCTCCTCTTCTGAGCTTTTCTCAGGCTCGTCGTCCAACCATCTTAATGAAGAAGACAGCCAATCTGATGCCGAGAGCTCCCTGTCCTATCAAGTACCAAGCATACAAGCTCACATTCTTCATGATCGAAACAACAACCTCCTTAACGATGATATAATAACGGAGTTGGTCATCAAAAATGTTGAATACGATATGATGGCTCACGAGCTAGGGTTAAAGGAGCGAGAGCCTCTAGAGTCGTCAAGGAAGATTGAGCTACAGAAGAGTCTCCTAGAGGTGTTGGAATCTGAGAGGATGATACTACTGAATGAAAACGCGGGATTGAGGTATAAAGTCAACGTCCTGGTCGAAGAAAACAAAGGGTTAGCCACAGAATCAATGTTCATGAAGCGTAAGGCAGGAGAGTTAGCGCGGTGTGTGCTTAATATGAGGAATGATTATCGAGTTTGTACACTGAGCCGTAAAATTGAGGATCTTCAAGGGAAGATATACGGGTTGGAGAGGAGGAATCGCGAGTATTATAACAAGTTGGTGGAGCTAGAGAAAGGGAAATGTCCTTGTGAAgaagggagtgtgagtaatagtgaAGAAATTTGCTTTCAAGGGAACAAAGACAAAGAAAGTTGTGTTGAAAAGAAACAGATGAAATTTTCTAAGTGGTGGAATAAGGTCAAGAGTTATGATATGTTGTTCCTTTGCAAACCTTGTAAATCTTCTGTTGGTTAA
- the LOC141592664 gene encoding U3 snoRNP-associated protein-like EMB2271 yields MKGRTLKRKPTNPTNKKGKKIHEKNPKKRKNNEEKDEFFLNEEEIKSSSDEDDDIGINGGFSDDEKKGNNSSSDDDDEDEEETETVEQTKRRLTLKVLENVRKMEREKEEDEFVGVEDREERDGARDSIVKNRLLQQQLEDSGRSRRFIASKVQQPEADAEPRLLYKHRQSVTAVALSDDDSRGFSASKDGCVVHWDVETGKAEKYLWPSDDVLKSHGLRDPHGLGKKHSKQVLALAASSDGRYLATGGVDRHIHLWDTRAREHIKAFSGHKKLVSCLAFREGTSELFSGSYDKEPKIWNAEDRTYIGSLQGHHSEVLSISCLRKERALTAGRDRQMCYWKVPEESHLVFRSSASSLESCCLVSNDEFLSGSDDGSIQLWSVLRKKPVCIFKNAHSLTTAKKIVDLDDDEVISNGHPEDELNEVHTPSLTARSWVGAVSVCRNSDFAASGAGNGFVRLWAIESEARGIRPLFSVPVVGYVNSLAIAKSGRFLVAGVGQEPRLGRWGTISAARNGVILQPFKLSP; encoded by the exons ATGAAGGGAAGAACCCTAAAGAGAAAACCCACAAACCCCACCAACAAAAAAGGCAAAAAAATCCAtgaaaaaaacccaaaaaagagAAAAAACAATGAAGAAAAAGATGAATTCTTTCTGAATGAAGAAGAGATTAAGAGTAGtagtgatgaagatgatgatattGGTATTAATGGTGGTTTCAGCGATGATGAAAAAAAgggtaataatagtagtagtgatgatgatgatgaagatgaggagGAGACTGAAACTGTTGAGCAAACAAAGAGGAGATTAACATTGAAAGTTCTGGAAAACGTTAGGAAAAtggaaagagaaaaagaagaagatgAATTTGTTGGTGTCGAAGATAGGGAAGAACGAGATGGAGCTAGAGATTCAATTGTTAAAAATCGTTTGTTGCAACAACAGTTGGAAGATAGCGGTCGCTCTCGTCGTTTCATTGCTTCTAA GGTACAACAACCTGAAGCTGATGCAGAACCGCGGTTACTATATAAGCATCGTCAATCTGTGACTGCTGTGGCTTTATCCGATGATGACTCAAGAGGGTTCTCAGCTTCAAAAGATGGCTGTGTTGTCCATTGGGATGTAGAAACTGGAAAGGCTGAAAAGTATTTGTGGCCATCTGATGACGTCTTGAAGTCTCATGGTCTCAGGGACCCACATGGTCTAGGAAAGAAGCATAGTAAGCAAGTGTTAGCATTGGCTGCTAGTTCTGATGGCCGTTATTTAGCAACTGGTGGTGTGGATCGTCATATTCATTTGTGGGATACTCGTGCCAGGGAGCATATTAAG GCCTTTTCAGGTCACAAAAAACTTGTTTCGTGCTTGGCATTTAGAGAAGGGACTTCAGAACTGTTTTCCGGTTCCTATGATAAAGAACCTAAGATTTGGAATGCTGAAGATAGAACATACATTGGATCTTTACAGGGCCATCATAGTGAGGTTTTATCCATCAGTTGCCTTAGAAAAGAACGAGCATTGACTGCAGGCAGGGATCGACAAATGTGTTACTGGAAG GTTCCAGAAGAATCACATCTAGTCTTCCGTTCATCTGCTTCATCTCTTGAAAGCTGCTGTCTTGTGAGTAATGATGAATTCTTGTCCGGATCTGATGATGGTAGCATCCAGCTGTGGAGTGTATTGCGGAAAAAGCCTGTTTGTATCTTTAAAAACGCACATTCTCTAACCACTGCAAAGAAGATTGTAGATTTAGATGATGATGAAGTAATTTCAAATGGGCACCCTG AAGATGAATTGAACGAAGTGCATACTCCAAGCTTAACTGCACGGTCATGGGTTGGAGCTGTTTCCGTTTGTAGGAATAGTGACTTCGCAGCATCCGGTGCTGGCAATGGGTTTGTTCGTTTGTGGGCGATTGAAAGTGAGGCCAGGGGGATTCGGCCCTTGTTTAGCGTTCCTGTG GTAGGATATGTGAACTCTTTGGCAATTGCTAAATCGGGAAGGTTTCTTGTTGCTGGGGTTGGCCAG GAACCGCGTCTTGGAAGGTGGGGTACTATCTCGGCAGCAAGAAATGGAGTCATCTTGCAGCCCTTCAAGCTTTCACCATAG
- the LOC141592663 gene encoding kinase-interacting family protein-like isoform X1 — MVQLIGIKCRRGVKYKCNKCKSNHRDGHTLVVLNSRRVPRENPKMVQQHTLPTEKVATRNDGCTTIIPVDKRYSSCSKPVWLLSTLADLDERIRVLVLNSDQSDTFAKRAESYYQQRPKLLALLLDLYNNYLSLADRYCLFLHNHTRHGPTSSSELFSGSSSNHLNEEDSQSDAESSLSYQVPSIQAHILHDRNNNLLNDDIITELVIKNVEYDMMAHELGLKEREPLESSRKIELQKSLLEVLESERMILLNENAGLRYKVNVLVEENKGLATESMFMKRKAGELARCVLNMRNDYRVCTLSRKIEDLQGKIYGLERRNREYYNKLVELEKGKCPCEEGSVSNSEEICFQGNKDKESCVEKKQMKFSKWWNKVKSYDMLFLCKPCKSSVG; from the exons ATGGTACAGCTGATTGGAATTAAATGCAGACGTGGAGTTAAGTATAAGTGTAATAAATGCAAATCTAACCATCGAGATGGGCACACTTTAGTA GTATTGAATTCAAGAAGAGTACCAAGAGAAAATCCGAAAATGGTCCAACAACATACATTGCCGACGGAAAAAGTGGCCACGCGAAATGACGGCTGTACCACCATAATTCCGGTGGACAAACGTTACTCTAGCTGTTCTAAGCCGGTTTGGTTACTCTCTACTCTTGCTG ATTTAGACGAGAGAATAAGAGTCTTAGTGCTGAACTCCGACCAATCAGACACGTTTGCCAAAAGAGCCGAGTCATATTACCAGCAACGACCCAAGCTGTTGGCGCTCCTCTTAGACCTCTACAACAACTATCTATCCTTGGCTGATCGGTATTGCCTTTTCCTTCACAACCATACTCGACATGGGCCCACCTCCTCTTCTGAGCTTTTCTCAGGCTCGTCGTCCAACCATCTTAATGAAGAAGACAGCCAATCTGATGCCGAGAGCTCCCTGTCCTATCAAGTACCAAGCATACAAGCTCACATTCTTCATGATCGAAACAACAACCTCCTTAACGATGATATAATAACGGAGTTGGTCATCAAAAATGTTGAATACGATATGATGGCTCACGAGCTAGGGTTAAAGGAGCGAGAGCCTCTAGAGTCGTCAAGGAAGATTGAGCTACAGAAGAGTCTCCTAGAGGTGTTGGAATCTGAGAGGATGATACTACTGAATGAAAACGCGGGATTGAGGTATAAAGTCAACGTCCTGGTCGAAGAAAACAAAGGGTTAGCCACAGAATCAATGTTCATGAAGCGTAAGGCAGGAGAGTTAGCGCGGTGTGTGCTTAATATGAGGAATGATTATCGAGTTTGTACACTGAGCCGTAAAATTGAGGATCTTCAAGGGAAGATATACGGGTTGGAGAGGAGGAATCGCGAGTATTATAACAAGTTGGTGGAGCTAGAGAAAGGGAAATGTCCTTGTGAAgaagggagtgtgagtaatagtgaAGAAATTTGCTTTCAAGGGAACAAAGACAAAGAAAGTTGTGTTGAAAAGAAACAGATGAAATTTTCTAAGTGGTGGAATAAGGTCAAGAGTTATGATATGTTGTTCCTTTGCAAACCTTGTAAATCTTCTGTTGGTTAA